A window from Solanum stenotomum isolate F172 chromosome 7, ASM1918654v1, whole genome shotgun sequence encodes these proteins:
- the LOC125870390 gene encoding E3 ubiquitin-protein ligase PRT1: MENGHEDREEIQIEEIPDEFQCCVCLELLYKPVVLGCGHIACFWCIFKAMNTWRESNCPICRHPYHHFPSLCRLMHSLLLKLYPLASARRVKQVAEEEKEVGSCSPEFDDDLLKSRCKTDLVPDTASPHSVSLQKCGSAGEGDHSYIDAVVPATSSSEINKDAISKNLNFADEHTSASEKQVLMTDLLCGICELLLCKPVVLNCGHVYCENCVINPSDKLCRCPVCQLEHPNGYPNICLILEHYLEEQFPELYAERKRASVERSDCQIPSKRNRHEAAGCKSVPGFDLSAWLTGGGPQVHFGVGCDYCGMCPIVGERYKCKDCTEKIGFDLCEGCYKSSSKLPGRFNQQHTPEHQFELIQALQVRNVVLRLQPERLEGDDSDFQLEYGEPRSLELRPLEEDSSETNSPRDGQVGNISSSGTGDDDGGRESADRD; the protein is encoded by the exons ATGGAAAATGGCCATGAAGATCGTGAAGAAATTCAAATTGAGGAAATACCAGATGAATTTCAGTGCTGTGTTTGCCT GGAACTTTTGTATAAACCAGTTGTGCTAG GGTGTGGCCACATTGCTTGTTTCTGGTGTATATTCAAAGCTATGAATACTTGGAGGGAATCAAATTGTCCCATTTGTCGACACCCATATCATCATTTTCCTAGTCTTTGTAGATTGATGCACTCTTTGCTTCTAAAGTTGTACCCTTTAGCCAGTGCAAGAAGGGTAAAACAAGTAGCAG AGGAGGAGAAAGAAGTAGGATCTTGCTCACCTGAGTTTGATGATGATTTATTAAAATCCCGTTGCAAGACAGATCTTGTTCCGGACACTGCTTCACCTCATTCTGTCTCGTTGCAGAAATGTGGTTCAGCGGGAGAAGGAGATCATTCCTACATAGATGCAGTTGTTCCTGCAACATCGAGTTCCGAAATTAATAAGGACgcaatatcaaagaatcttaACTTTGCAGATGAACATACCAGTGCAAGTGAAAAGCAGGTGCTTATGACAGATTTGCTTTGTGGCATCTGCGAGCTATTGTTATGCAAACCTGTAGTTCTTAATTGTGGCCATG TTTATTGTGAAAATTGTGTGATCAATCCTAGCGACAAGCTCTGTAGATGTCCAGTTTGCCAACTGGAGCATCCAAATGGATACCCCAACATTTGTTTGATTCTTGAGCACTACCTGGAGGAGCAATTTCCCGAGTTGTATGCCGAAAGGAAAAGAGCATCAGTGGAAAGATCTGATTGTCAGATTCCATCAAAAC GAAATCGGCACGAAGCTGCTGGCTGCAAATCAGTACCTGGATTTGATCTTTCAGCATGGTTAACGGGTGGAGGACCACAGGTTCATTTTGGAGTCGGTTGTGATTATTGTGGG ATGTGCCCTATTGTTGGGGAACGATACAAATGCAAAGACTGCACGGAGAAAATAGGCTTTGACCTTTGTGAAGGATGTTATAAAAGCTCCTCAAAGCTCCCGGGCAGATTTAATCAGCAACACACTCCAGAACATCAATTTGAGTTAATACAGGCACTTCAAGTGAGAAATGTTGTACTGAGGCTTCAACCTGAACGATTAGAAGGGGACGACTCCGATTTCCAACTTGAATACGGAGAGCCAAGGTCCCTTGAGCTGCGGCCCCTGGAAGAAGATTCCTCAGAGACCAACTCACCTCGAGACGGTCAAGTGGGGAACATATCCTCAAGTGGTACTGGAGACGATGATGGAGGGAGAGAATCTGCAGACAGAGATTAG
- the LOC125870400 gene encoding glycine-rich cell wall structural protein-like: protein MGCLLSGRSVGVLILLFVFVVESYVVFGDDVTRGVEDDEKFLFKHRRFGDRFGGFKHGGGLGVGGGAGGGLGGGAGGGGGLGGGAGGGLGGGAGGGLGGGGGLGGGGGLGGGAGGGLGGGAGGGLGGGAGGGLGGGAGGGLGGGAGGGLGGGAGGGLGGGGGLGGGVGGGAGGGIGGGAGGGAGGGIGGGAGGGAGGGIGGGAGGGGAGGGAGGGIGGGAGGGGGIGGGAGGGIGGGAGGGGGIGGGAGGGGFGAGGGVGGGGGGGGGGGGGGGGAGGGFGAGGGFGAGAGAGIGGGVGGGGGGGGGFGGGGGIGGGLH, encoded by the coding sequence atgggtTGTTTATTATCTGGTCGTAGTGTTGGGGTATTAATTctcttgtttgtgtttgttgTGGAAAGTTATGTGGTGTTTGGTGATGATGTTACGAGGGGagttgaagatgatgaaaagtTTCTATTTAAGCATCGTCGTTTTGGTGATCGTTTTGGTGGGTTTAAACATGGTGGAGGTCTTGGTGTTGGTGGAGGAGCTGGTGGTGGTCTAGGTGGAGGTGCGGGTGGTGGAGGTGGTCTTGGAGGAGGAGCTGGTGGTGGCTTAGGAGGTGGTGCAGGTGGTGGTCTTGGAGGTGGTGGTGGTCTAGGCGGAGGAGGTGGTCTTGGTGGAGGTGCTGGTGGTGGCTTAGGAGGTGGTGCAGGTGGTGGTCTTGGTGGAGGAGCTGGTGGTGGCTTAGGAGGTGGTGCAGGTGGTGGTCTTGGTGGAGGAGCTGGTGGTGGCTTAGGAGGTGGTGCAGGTGGTGGTCTTGGAGGTGGTGGTGGTCTAGGAGGAGGTGTTGGAGGTGGAGCTGGTGGTGGCATTGGAGGAGGTGCTGGTGGTGGAGCTGGTGGTGGTATTGGAGGAGGTGCTGGTGGTGGAGCTGGTGGAGGCATTGGAGGAGGAGCCGGAGGAGGAGGTGCTGGTGGTGGAGCTGGTGGAGGCATTGGAGGAGGAGCCGGAGGAGGTGGTGGAATTGGAGGAGGTGCTGGTGGTGGCATTGGAGGAGGAGCCGGAGGAGGTGGTGGAATTGGTGGTGGAGCAGGTGGCGGTGGTTTTGGTGCAGGTGGAGGTGTtggaggtggtggtggtggtggtggaggaggaggaggtggtggtggaggtGCAGGAGGAGGTTTTGGAGCAGGTGGAGGATTTGGTGCTGGTGCTGGTGCTGGTATTGGAGGTGGAGTTGGTGGTGGCGGTGGCGGTGGCGGTGGCTTTGGTGGCGGCGGCGGCATTGgtggtggtcttcattga